In the genome of Vicia villosa cultivar HV-30 ecotype Madison, WI linkage group LG7, Vvil1.0, whole genome shotgun sequence, one region contains:
- the LOC131618557 gene encoding uncharacterized protein LOC131618557, whose product MQEKGVFGDASPKTPFFLKKLSYFGSSFPKTVFRKFISEMLRVMQIYQNTPPPPFIYPNSNQKQAKAKICANTLPRLHQGSNHIAIQHSKAHKSLNLNMSDNQPARIRQGRETQTASAREGMGGAKGRKGSSTSCSRGVKEVKEKKKVLTGSASRPLGVHGSDVQAQSSGVRVMINADGSETEWDEDWYNYLHSKEFARRAE is encoded by the exons atgcaagaaaaaggtgttttcggagatgcatctccgaaaacgccttttttcttgaaaaaattgtcttatttcggaagttcatttccgaaaacagtatttcggaagttcatttctgaaatgcTGCGCGttatgcagatttatcaaaacactccccctcccccgttcatttaccctaactcaaatcaaaaacaagcaaaggcgaaaatttgtgcaaacacacttccaaggctgcatcaaggctccaatcacattgctatacaacattcaaaagcccacaaatcactcaattt gaacatgtcagacaaccaaccagcacgcatcagacagggtagggagacccagactgcgtcggctagagagg gaatgggtggcgctaagggaagaaagggttcttcaacctcgtgctctcgcggagtgaaggaggtgaaggagaagaagaaggttttgactggttctgcttctcgtcccctgggggtccatggctcggacgtgcaagctcagtcttcaggcgtgagagtcatgatcaacgctgatggttctgagactgagtgggatgaggattggtataattatcttcattcgaaggagttcgctcgtcgggcagaataa